A genomic segment from Amia ocellicauda isolate fAmiCal2 chromosome 13, fAmiCal2.hap1, whole genome shotgun sequence encodes:
- the LOC136766892 gene encoding uncharacterized protein LOC136766892, whose translation MEVESAFVSAVNGAPQPASWDSPAALPGKRKRGSAPGDGCVCGPGDSHRRDTTGTHRSSFISIPANRGVYYSECWKPNGSTLYLPVTNSLLVNMEKYDQVSFEEGFFFIGDKSGGFLQKEQGQAIHCWRYSDQEKKLFIALSYFFVNVYMFQEVMNALGGL comes from the exons ATGGAGGTGGAGAGCGCGTTTGTGTCGGCCGTCAATGGCGCGCCGCAGCCCGCTTCGTGGGACAGCCCCGCCGCGCTGCCGGGCAAGAGGAAGAGGGGCAGCGCTCCGGGGGACGGCTGCGTGTGCGGGCCGGGGGACAGCCACAGGCGGGACACGACCGGGACACACC GGAGTTCCTTTATATCGATTCCCGCAAACAGAGGCGTGTATTACTCCGAGTGCTGGAAACCAAATGGAAGCACGCTGTACCTGCCGGTGACCAACAGCCTCCTGGTCAACATGGAGAAGTACGACCAGGTCAGCTTCGAGGAGGGCTTCTTCTTCATAGGGGACAAGTCCGGAGGATTCCTGCAGAAGGAGCAAG GTCAAGCAATCCACTGCTGGCGCTACAGTGACCAGGAGAAGAAGCTCTTCATAGCGCTGTCCTATTTCTTTGTTAATGTCTAT ATGTTCCAGGAGGTCATGAACGCTCTCGGCGGGCTGTGA